A DNA window from Methanocorpusculum sp. contains the following coding sequences:
- a CDS encoding dihydropteroate synthase: MHVLFPTGRQSASSLSLALSKVTEFTCEIVETGEIASFLTPGSLEKLIHTHPSDLVVVSGMCTASFQDTEKRTGVPVRKGTRHAADMGICVPLISAGRLSADMPADDMLLAEKAAAARQNLVLMEWEADSFLTIRGVKIGGSSRIKVIHEIMDAHRHPFLRDAVIRAKENGADIVDLGFGFDATEDDVVRCFSSVGDLEIPLSIDTLDPELIEASLFRADLILSLTKETIPLLADKILEAGAAVVLIPRDNASLEETILAAMEAGLFRILADPLLQPPLSGMTRSLAAYLPKTMCPKVLGCVNVVEMMDADSPGICAVLASVAAETGTACLLISEHSDKTHGATAEMRRAVEMMALSKGRPYPKDVGLDLLILKEKRFRREPPLLYEDIRDAGVPSESLVYDPKGNFRIGIENGYIVAVRDGKAIRGTSWYEVFSAILAEDGVSLLDHAGYLGKELYKAELALQFGRSFEQDGKF; this comes from the coding sequence ATGCATGTTCTCTTTCCCACAGGACGCCAGAGTGCATCCTCCCTCAGTCTGGCATTATCCAAGGTAACAGAGTTTACCTGTGAGATCGTCGAAACAGGCGAAATCGCGTCATTTTTAACGCCGGGGTCGTTAGAAAAGCTGATTCACACGCATCCCTCAGATCTTGTGGTCGTTTCCGGGATGTGTACGGCGTCTTTTCAGGATACAGAAAAGAGGACGGGCGTTCCCGTTCGTAAAGGAACGCGCCACGCGGCGGACATGGGGATATGCGTCCCGCTGATATCCGCCGGCAGGCTTTCCGCTGATATGCCGGCCGATGATATGCTTCTCGCAGAAAAGGCAGCGGCCGCCCGGCAGAATCTGGTTCTTATGGAGTGGGAGGCCGACTCGTTTTTGACCATCCGGGGAGTAAAGATCGGCGGATCCTCACGGATCAAGGTGATCCATGAGATTATGGATGCTCACCGGCATCCCTTCCTTCGGGACGCGGTGATCCGTGCAAAAGAGAACGGCGCGGATATCGTGGATCTCGGGTTCGGGTTCGATGCGACCGAGGATGATGTGGTCAGGTGTTTTTCGAGTGTGGGGGATCTGGAGATCCCTCTCTCGATCGATACGCTGGATCCCGAACTGATCGAGGCGTCGCTTTTCCGTGCGGATCTGATCCTTTCTCTCACAAAGGAAACGATCCCTCTGCTCGCAGATAAGATCCTGGAGGCCGGAGCCGCGGTGGTTTTGATCCCGCGGGACAACGCATCGCTCGAAGAAACGATCCTGGCTGCTATGGAGGCAGGCCTTTTCCGGATCCTTGCGGACCCGCTTCTTCAGCCGCCGCTTTCGGGGATGACCCGGTCTCTTGCGGCATATTTGCCAAAGACCATGTGTCCCAAGGTACTTGGCTGCGTGAATGTCGTGGAGATGATGGACGCGGACAGTCCGGGGATATGTGCTGTGCTCGCGTCGGTCGCGGCCGAAACGGGGACTGCGTGTCTTTTGATCTCCGAACACTCGGACAAAACGCATGGAGCAACTGCCGAGATGCGGCGTGCGGTCGAGATGATGGCCTTGTCGAAAGGCCGGCCGTATCCAAAAGATGTCGGGCTTGATCTTTTGATCCTCAAAGAAAAACGGTTCCGTCGGGAACCTCCTCTGCTGTACGAAGATATCCGGGATGCCGGGGTTCCTTCGGAATCCCTCGTCTATGATCCGAAAGGAAACTTCCGGATCGGGATCGAAAACGGATACATCGTCGCCGTCAGAGATGGAAAGGCGATCCGCGGGACATCCTGGTATGAGGTGTTCTCCGCGATCCTCGCAGAAGACGGGGTCTCGCTTCTGGATCATGCGGGCTATCTGGGTAAAGAGCTGTATAAAGCGGAGCTTGCCCTGCAGTTTGGCAGGAGCTTTGAGCAGGACGGGAAGTTCTGA
- a CDS encoding PHP domain-containing protein — protein MVLITCDLHIHSSASADGKCPVAEVIAKAKERGLDAISITDHDTTEGAKQALAIKNPGILIIPGIEVSTKQGHVLVLGTTEMFEPGKDALETIREAKAQGCLTIIPHPYHRWRHAVGLHSPKALREADAIEVFNSRYYLGLANIRAAKFAKKYHIPMTAGSDAHTCQFVGYGINIIDAEERTVPSILEAIRNGKLESRCKKTPIRTYTSQSFHNVVRKARRQTSRLKPRRMR, from the coding sequence ATGGTTCTGATAACGTGCGATCTGCATATCCACTCAAGCGCGTCGGCTGACGGGAAGTGTCCCGTCGCAGAGGTCATAGCGAAAGCGAAGGAACGCGGACTGGATGCGATCTCGATAACAGACCATGACACGACCGAAGGCGCAAAGCAGGCGCTCGCCATAAAAAATCCCGGGATCCTGATCATCCCGGGGATCGAGGTCTCGACCAAACAGGGACATGTCCTCGTTCTCGGCACGACCGAGATGTTCGAGCCGGGAAAAGACGCCCTCGAGACAATCCGGGAGGCAAAAGCACAAGGCTGCCTCACGATCATTCCCCACCCCTATCACAGATGGCGGCACGCGGTTGGTCTCCATTCGCCGAAAGCCCTGCGGGAAGCCGACGCGATCGAAGTGTTCAACAGTAGATACTATCTCGGGCTCGCAAACATCAGGGCGGCCAAATTCGCCAAAAAATACCATATACCGATGACCGCCGGGTCCGACGCCCACACCTGTCAGTTCGTCGGATACGGGATCAATATCATCGACGCAGAAGAACGGACAGTCCCTTCGATCCTTGAGGCGATCAGAAACGGAAAGCTCGAGAGCCGGTGTAAAAAGACCCCGATCAGGACCTACACATCCCAGTCGTTTCATAATGTCGTCCGAAAGGCGAGACGGCAGACCTCCCGGCTCAAACCGCGGCGGATGAGATGA
- the truA gene encoding tRNA pseudouridine(38-40) synthase TruA has protein sequence MKLAFLAGYRGQNFAGSQYQPDKRTVEGEFVAGGIELGLFADAKEAHFRTAGRTDKGVSARKQLFSITTDKPELAVEALNFHLPDDIWCIGAAEVDDEFYPRYAARERSYRYYFPYPADVSRMQDAASRLVGTHNFSGFAKMEAGRDPVRTVTRAEVFEGADGCPVFEVAAKSFLWNMVRGMAGALQTVGLGLAEPEIIDDLLTSQKDRVHPAPAEGLIFWDVVCDLSFTPMRQKREVKRSLAREAVCARADMHTAEALLEDEPDAFWKKKVIRGYSTLIKKT, from the coding sequence ATGAAGCTCGCGTTCCTTGCGGGATACCGGGGACAGAACTTCGCCGGATCCCAGTACCAGCCGGATAAACGGACCGTGGAAGGGGAGTTTGTCGCCGGCGGGATCGAGCTCGGGCTGTTTGCCGATGCGAAGGAAGCGCATTTCCGGACCGCAGGACGGACCGATAAAGGTGTGAGTGCGAGAAAACAGCTGTTCTCGATCACGACCGATAAACCCGAACTCGCGGTCGAGGCACTGAACTTTCATCTGCCGGACGATATCTGGTGTATCGGCGCAGCCGAAGTCGACGACGAATTCTATCCCCGGTATGCCGCAAGGGAGCGGAGCTACCGGTATTATTTTCCCTACCCTGCGGATGTTTCCCGAATGCAGGACGCGGCTTCGCGGCTTGTCGGAACGCACAACTTCAGCGGGTTTGCAAAAATGGAGGCGGGCAGGGATCCGGTCAGGACCGTGACCCGCGCCGAGGTCTTCGAAGGAGCGGACGGCTGCCCGGTCTTCGAAGTTGCCGCGAAGAGTTTTCTCTGGAACATGGTCCGGGGCATGGCAGGCGCTTTGCAGACCGTCGGCCTCGGCCTTGCGGAGCCGGAAATCATCGACGACCTGCTCACCTCCCAAAAGGACCGGGTCCATCCGGCACCCGCCGAAGGACTCATCTTCTGGGATGTCGTCTGCGATCTTTCCTTCACGCCGATGCGGCAGAAACGCGAAGTAAAGCGATCGCTCGCCCGGGAAGCGGTCTGTGCCCGGGCAGATATGCATACCGCCGAAGCTCTTCTTGAGGACGAACCGGACGCGTTCTGGAAGAAAAAAGTGATACGGGGATATTCGACATTAATCAAAAAAACGTGA
- a CDS encoding flavodoxin family protein, producing MTTMLVINGSPRKGGNTETVLNAFVAGAKEAGADVTTIRLVEIEHKNCKGCNACHKNGVCVIKDALTPVFDQMLESDILVLASPIYSMTVTAEMKSFIDRGQFLWAQKFIRKTLVFDAAHLKKHKGVFLGTSGQNLPYIFDSAFPVVRAFFNDSGFSYADNVLFPGMDKHGGVQGWPESVVEAKKRGKEIVMKMNA from the coding sequence ATGACGACCATGCTCGTCATCAACGGAAGCCCGAGGAAGGGGGGGAACACCGAGACGGTGCTGAATGCCTTCGTCGCAGGGGCAAAAGAAGCCGGTGCAGACGTAACGACCATCCGTCTCGTGGAGATCGAACACAAAAACTGCAAAGGATGTAATGCCTGCCATAAAAACGGTGTCTGCGTCATCAAAGACGCGTTAACGCCGGTGTTCGACCAGATGCTGGAGTCGGATATTCTGGTTCTGGCGTCTCCGATCTATTCGATGACGGTGACGGCCGAGATGAAATCCTTTATCGACCGCGGTCAGTTTTTGTGGGCGCAGAAGTTCATTCGAAAGACCCTCGTCTTTGACGCCGCCCATCTGAAAAAACACAAGGGTGTGTTTCTCGGGACGTCGGGGCAGAATCTTCCGTATATTTTTGATTCCGCGTTTCCGGTGGTCAGGGCGTTTTTCAATGATTCGGGTTTTTCCTATGCGGATAATGTGCTGTTTCCGGGCATGGATAAGCACGGCGGGGTGCAGGGCTGGCCGGAGAGTGTGGTCGAGGCAAAAAAGCGGGGAAAAGAGATCGTGATGAAGATGAATGCCTGA
- a CDS encoding flavodoxin family protein, whose translation MPLSVLAITTSPRRHGNTESALDKVLESFSEMSVEKVVLNDLNINPCKGCGKCEKAGVCIHVDDFVELGEKIRACDLLIFASPVYSMSVCGQGKILIDRCQVFWSRKYVLHDLPKPEGKKFGMFISASGQNREGIFDHTVPVAQFLFDVSQIPVSRIRYLLLPGLDKISDFRKNPEVIARAKEAGDAMAALMVKE comes from the coding sequence ATGCCCTTATCCGTCCTTGCCATCACAACTTCACCGCGTCGTCACGGCAATACTGAATCCGCCCTCGACAAGGTGCTCGAATCGTTTTCCGAGATGTCTGTCGAAAAGGTCGTCTTAAACGACCTCAATATCAATCCCTGCAAAGGCTGCGGTAAATGCGAAAAAGCCGGCGTATGCATCCATGTAGACGATTTTGTTGAACTCGGCGAAAAGATCCGGGCTTGCGACCTTCTCATCTTCGCATCCCCCGTCTATTCCATGTCTGTCTGTGGTCAGGGAAAAATCCTCATCGACCGCTGTCAGGTTTTCTGGTCGAGAAAGTATGTCCTCCACGACCTTCCAAAACCCGAAGGAAAAAAGTTCGGGATGTTCATCTCGGCTTCCGGACAGAACCGTGAAGGGATCTTCGACCACACCGTTCCGGTCGCTCAGTTCCTCTTCGATGTGTCCCAAATCCCGGTTTCACGGATCCGGTACCTCCTTCTCCCGGGTCTCGACAAGATCAGTGATTTCCGGAAAAACCCCGAGGTGATCGCCCGGGCAAAAGAAGCCGGGGACGCGATGGCGGCACTGATGGTGAAAGAATGA
- a CDS encoding DMT family transporter, giving the protein MESMHVSAGRLAIGFAVLAAVLYGISSPVAKILLETTSPELMAALLYLGAGIGMFAVNLVTHRRNRERKEAPLSRKDLPFVIGMIVLDIAAPILLMLGLSLTTAANASLLNNFEIVTTALVALLIFRETIDRRLWIAIVLIVAGSVLLTVNDAGSFSFSAGSILVILACVCWGVENNCTRMLSLKNPMQIVVVKGFGAGFGALLIAFLASGMQTDLPSVVAALVLGFFAYGLSIYLYVLAQRQLGAARTSAFYAVAPFIGAGISFVVFRTPLTPLFVLAAGIMVVGAYFAATGGHVHFHIHESVRHDHRHGHDDGHHTHVHDPPVEGEHSHEHLHERLEHDHPHGADMHHVHVHEEKK; this is encoded by the coding sequence ATGGAAAGTATGCATGTTTCGGCAGGGAGACTGGCGATCGGATTTGCGGTTCTGGCGGCTGTTTTGTACGGGATCAGCTCTCCTGTGGCGAAGATCCTGCTCGAAACGACGTCCCCCGAGCTGATGGCGGCCCTGTTGTATCTGGGGGCGGGTATCGGGATGTTTGCGGTGAATCTCGTGACCCATCGGCGGAACCGGGAGCGAAAGGAGGCGCCGCTTTCGCGAAAAGATCTGCCGTTCGTGATTGGGATGATCGTGCTGGATATTGCGGCGCCGATCCTTTTGATGCTGGGTCTTTCGCTGACGACTGCCGCAAATGCCTCGCTTTTGAATAATTTTGAGATCGTGACGACGGCGCTTGTCGCCCTCTTGATATTTCGGGAGACGATCGACCGGCGTTTGTGGATCGCGATCGTGTTGATCGTGGCGGGGAGTGTTCTTTTAACAGTGAACGATGCGGGCAGTTTTTCGTTTTCGGCGGGGTCGATCCTCGTGATCCTCGCGTGTGTGTGCTGGGGTGTGGAGAACAACTGTACGCGGATGCTTTCGCTGAAGAATCCGATGCAGATCGTTGTTGTCAAAGGGTTCGGGGCAGGGTTCGGGGCTTTGCTGATCGCGTTTCTGGCGTCCGGGATGCAGACGGATCTCCCTAGTGTGGTCGCGGCGCTTGTTCTCGGATTTTTTGCGTACGGTCTTTCGATCTATCTGTATGTGCTTGCCCAGCGGCAGCTTGGAGCGGCGAGGACGAGTGCGTTTTATGCGGTGGCGCCGTTTATCGGGGCAGGTATTTCGTTCGTGGTGTTCCGGACGCCGCTTACCCCGCTGTTTGTTTTAGCGGCGGGGATCATGGTCGTTGGAGCGTATTTTGCGGCGACGGGAGGCCATGTGCATTTCCATATCCATGAGTCGGTGAGGCATGATCACCGGCACGGGCATGATGACGGTCATCATACGCATGTCCATGATCCTCCGGTCGAGGGAGAACATAGTCATGAACATCTGCATGAACGTCTGGAACACGATCATCCGCACGGAGCGGATATGCATCACGTTCACGTGCATGAAGAGAAGAAGTGA
- a CDS encoding NUDIX hydrolase: MSDILFKTDDWIFSYRVAGILIHNGKVLLQKPTNDTGFAFPGGHVSFGETNAKTLIREFKEEIGANISVNELKWVAEIFFPWGEKPCHQICNYYLVTLDDTTQIPLDRMFIGIEQMNERPFNIEFHWIPIDNLNSIKIYPANAAELFGIMDRGVQHFVYREET; encoded by the coding sequence ATGAGTGATATATTGTTCAAAACCGATGACTGGATATTTAGTTACCGTGTAGCAGGGATTTTAATTCATAACGGCAAGGTGCTTTTGCAAAAGCCAACCAATGATACAGGTTTTGCATTTCCCGGCGGACATGTTTCTTTTGGAGAAACCAACGCTAAGACACTAATTCGCGAGTTCAAAGAGGAAATTGGTGCTAATATTTCAGTAAACGAACTTAAATGGGTTGCAGAAATATTTTTTCCGTGGGGTGAAAAGCCATGTCATCAAATATGCAATTATTATCTTGTAACGCTTGATGATACTACGCAAATACCGCTTGACCGAATGTTTATAGGTATAGAGCAAATGAATGAGCGGCCATTCAATATTGAGTTTCATTGGATACCAATAGATAACCTGAATAGTATCAAAATCTACCCGGCAAATGCAGCAGAGTTATTTGGAATAATGGATAGAGGGGTACAGCATTTCGTCTATCGGGAGGAAACATGA
- a CDS encoding rhomboid family intramembrane serine protease, whose translation MTWPTPLSEHLNDRNISLPPSRFRLFILIYWLILGIVLVAMWTLLYCGILPIDAVSLSSSGTTLLALYLAPFCHEIPMHLLTNLLIFFILGIFLMLITAIFPKLDKRFYLCPFIACLLFVTILPFSCSTALLLVPGLHLVQIVGFSGMVCAVFGMICVMISFAVWKNFESIRLLIGILLFSAVVYLLLPLAEILNASPVIPDTAHRIGFLYGVIVTWLIGAALTTNSKKRVYLYLSALLAVLLLPIILLGITVLL comes from the coding sequence ATGACCTGGCCCACTCCCCTCTCCGAGCACCTGAACGACAGGAACATCAGCCTCCCGCCCTCGAGATTCCGCCTATTCATCCTGATATACTGGCTCATTCTTGGAATCGTCCTCGTCGCCATGTGGACGCTCCTGTACTGCGGCATACTCCCCATAGACGCCGTCTCCCTCTCTTCCTCCGGCACCACCCTCCTGGCACTCTATCTCGCACCGTTTTGCCATGAGATACCGATGCATTTGTTAACAAACCTCCTGATCTTCTTCATTCTCGGCATCTTTCTGATGCTCATCACAGCCATATTTCCGAAACTGGACAAACGGTTTTATCTTTGCCCGTTCATCGCATGTCTCCTCTTTGTAACCATCCTCCCCTTCTCATGCTCAACAGCCTTACTTTTGGTGCCGGGCCTTCATCTGGTACAAATAGTCGGATTTTCTGGAATGGTGTGTGCCGTATTCGGGATGATATGCGTCATGATCTCCTTTGCCGTCTGGAAAAATTTTGAAAGCATCAGACTCCTTATTGGGATCCTTCTCTTCTCGGCAGTAGTATATCTCCTCCTCCCTCTTGCAGAAATACTAAACGCATCCCCCGTCATCCCGGATACCGCTCACCGGATAGGTTTTCTCTACGGGGTCATCGTCACATGGCTGATCGGCGCCGCCCTGACGACCAATTCGAAAAAACGCGTATATCTCTATCTTAGCGCACTGCTGGCGGTACTTCTCCTCCCAATTATCCTGCTCGGAATAACGGTTCTGCTGTAA
- a CDS encoding SufBD protein, which translates to MDAKELEEDVRGLYSPDTKAAYASFLRLKAESEAGNAVYRFWDDFAGMIHSENSYVRTRGLLLIAENAKWDADHKLDGVLPRYLEHVCDEKPITARQCIQALKSIVSARRDLVPEIREALEHADTGRYNANMRPLIERDIAGVLKMMEG; encoded by the coding sequence ATGGATGCAAAAGAGCTGGAAGAGGATGTCCGGGGATTGTATTCACCGGATACGAAAGCGGCGTATGCAAGTTTTCTGCGGCTGAAGGCGGAGAGCGAGGCGGGCAATGCGGTGTACCGGTTCTGGGACGATTTTGCCGGGATGATTCATAGCGAGAATTCGTATGTCCGGACCCGGGGCCTTTTGCTGATCGCAGAAAACGCGAAATGGGATGCGGATCATAAGCTGGACGGTGTTCTCCCCCGGTATCTGGAGCATGTGTGTGACGAGAAGCCGATCACGGCCCGTCAGTGTATTCAGGCGCTGAAGAGTATCGTTTCGGCAAGGAGGGATCTGGTCCCGGAGATCAGGGAGGCACTGGAGCATGCCGATACGGGGAGGTATAATGCGAATATGCGGCCGCTGATCGAGCGGGATATCGCGGGTGTGCTGAAGATGATGGAGGGGTGA
- a CDS encoding pentapeptide repeat-containing protein, with protein MREGLLYDIMVDVDERSEGWNKELYDRLSHDFLITCAQNDGIEEWNQAYEAYLRSEWGRRFPSEGYDSENIGKLFDNRSGFVKPDFQDEDFTDEIRKKANFSGVHLEGADFHFAHLEGARFNSAHLDGANFYFANLEGANFRRAQLEKANFMGAHLDRANFIGTHLEGARFNSAHLEGAEFILAIVDGETLFFSNTIDDKTDFTGTSLSSARIEPELRTQLERNIRQLRWEQWYKMPKFYPDMAEIKTKLISKFSSGKFPEKKNWETKHSWVDRIINAFVRLFWWISNYGSSTKRVIAVFFGWNLIWALIYQYILPLQTHPILAGAVTTVLDAHDFIIAFLQTNLMMFSITDLAAIVLDYPALLCVTIHIVLGYFILAALITRLGIMFQNLSP; from the coding sequence ATGAGGGAGGGACTACTCTATGATATTATGGTGGATGTGGATGAAAGATCGGAAGGATGGAATAAAGAACTGTATGATAGACTGAGCCATGATTTTTTAATTACGTGTGCTCAGAATGACGGAATCGAAGAGTGGAATCAGGCGTATGAGGCATATCTGAGATCTGAATGGGGGAGGCGTTTTCCGAGTGAGGGATATGATTCGGAAAATATTGGGAAATTATTTGATAATCGTTCTGGTTTTGTAAAACCTGATTTTCAAGATGAAGATTTTACCGATGAAATTCGGAAAAAAGCAAATTTCTCAGGCGTACATCTGGAAGGGGCCGATTTCCATTTTGCCCATCTTGAAGGAGCCCGATTCAATAGTGCCCATCTTGATGGAGCCAATTTCTATTTTGCCAATCTTGAAGGAGCAAATTTCAGAAGGGCACAACTTGAGAAAGCAAATTTCATGGGTGCGCATCTTGATAGAGCCAATTTCATAGGTACCCATCTTGAAGGAGCCCGATTCAATAGTGCCCATCTTGAGGGGGCAGAATTCATTCTAGCCATAGTTGATGGGGAGACCCTGTTTTTCAGCAACACCATAGATGATAAAACCGATTTCACTGGAACATCTCTCTCATCAGCCCGCATCGAACCGGAACTCAGAACACAGCTCGAACGAAACATCCGGCAGCTTCGCTGGGAACAATGGTATAAAATGCCGAAATTCTACCCGGATATGGCAGAAATCAAGACCAAACTCATCTCCAAATTCTCATCCGGAAAATTCCCGGAAAAGAAAAACTGGGAAACCAAACATTCTTGGGTCGATAGGATCATCAATGCTTTTGTCCGGCTCTTCTGGTGGATCTCCAACTACGGCAGCTCGACAAAACGGGTCATTGCTGTATTTTTCGGCTGGAATTTGATTTGGGCACTCATCTATCAGTATATCCTGCCGTTACAAACCCACCCTATCCTGGCAGGTGCCGTCACAACAGTGCTGGATGCACATGATTTTATCATTGCCTTCCTGCAGACCAACCTGATGATGTTCAGCATCACTGATCTCGCGGCCATCGTGCTGGATTATCCTGCTTTGCTCTGTGTGACCATCCATATCGTTCTCGGGTACTTCATTCTTGCAGCTCTCATCACCCGTCTCGGCATTATGTTCCAGAATCTGAGTCCATAG
- a CDS encoding zinc ribbon domain-containing protein, whose translation MAEEKNDDQILIRLPKNLKMQLETAARVEGTTVQDWVRKAMVNRISLLNVCPVCGTVNSGTAKFCNECGASLKDSKRAMYFEWMKDLLKEALEEGRDLDAVLAYLEDPAGEQAKLEKKGKTIVRTEVKK comes from the coding sequence ATGGCTGAAGAAAAGAATGATGATCAGATCCTGATTCGGCTCCCGAAGAACCTGAAGATGCAGCTGGAAACAGCGGCACGCGTGGAAGGGACGACGGTTCAGGATTGGGTGCGAAAAGCGATGGTGAATCGGATCAGTCTGCTGAATGTGTGCCCGGTTTGCGGTACGGTGAATTCCGGGACGGCGAAGTTCTGTAATGAGTGCGGGGCGAGTCTGAAGGATAGTAAGAGGGCGATGTATTTCGAGTGGATGAAGGATCTGCTGAAGGAGGCGTTGGAGGAGGGCAGGGATCTTGACGCGGTTCTGGCGTATCTGGAGGATCCGGCAGGGGAGCAGGCGAAGCTCGAGAAGAAGGGGAAGACGATCGTGCGGACTGAAGTGAAAAAATAA
- a CDS encoding MarR family winged helix-turn-helix transcriptional regulator: MSNKGFIGKFVSFLYRYNQIYLDKELKSYNIGPGQFYLLMPLFQKDGVNQESLGQSINLDRANVTRAVQKLVKEGYVYRQRDEKDKRSYRVFLTEKGKAIEPGLKKIALEWENILLSNFDPDQRQTIVNSFEDMIKNVSRTMEK, translated from the coding sequence ATGAGCAATAAGGGATTCATTGGAAAATTCGTTTCATTTCTCTACAGGTATAATCAGATCTACCTTGACAAAGAATTGAAATCTTACAATATTGGACCCGGACAGTTTTACCTTTTAATGCCACTTTTTCAAAAAGATGGAGTAAATCAGGAATCACTTGGTCAGTCCATTAATCTGGATAGAGCGAACGTCACAAGAGCCGTACAAAAACTCGTTAAGGAAGGCTATGTTTATCGACAGAGAGACGAAAAAGACAAACGATCCTATAGAGTGTTTCTAACCGAAAAAGGGAAAGCGATAGAACCCGGTCTCAAAAAGATAGCATTAGAATGGGAGAATATTCTCTTATCTAATTTTGATCCTGATCAAAGACAAACTATTGTGAATTCTTTCGAGGATATGATCAAAAACGTATCCCGGACAATGGAAAAATAG
- a CDS encoding MFS transporter, with amino-acid sequence MEFKNIHILMLCLVAFFAMAGGALLAPVLPEMVGPLETPAQNIALIMSVFTFSTAVFTLIIGHFIDRVNRKRILVPSLILYGITGLVSFFVADFPLLLILRFVQGIGVAGMTSMAMLVIGDVYTGLDRVRAMSKISISFAFGSVFAPVIGGGLAMLGWNYAFLFYTLSLPFAIVIITLLPETKVQIETGDQKGILEALKCLRSVPIIYTIFMGFSIFFMLFAMMTYVPFMLKSSFGYASGASGLMLAIPGITCMLLASRVGPLAGKYSLLMVIVGGFACVGLSMICMPVLHSVAGVVLALLLFGAGLILAQTAIDVQIIDISPPESRGGVISIHNCMKYVGQSASPVVLGILLVYFGLNAVFIAAGVFGLLIALTTYLMKKRFGGSSNPQVKDTKAQTL; translated from the coding sequence ATGGAATTCAAAAATATTCACATACTCATGCTCTGTCTCGTTGCATTTTTTGCAATGGCTGGAGGGGCTCTTCTGGCACCCGTATTACCGGAGATGGTGGGGCCCTTGGAGACCCCCGCACAGAATATAGCACTGATTATGTCTGTGTTTACGTTCTCAACAGCGGTCTTCACCCTCATCATAGGACATTTTATTGACCGTGTAAATCGTAAGAGGATACTGGTCCCAAGCCTTATACTCTATGGAATAACGGGACTGGTGAGTTTTTTTGTAGCGGATTTCCCGTTACTCCTTATCCTAAGGTTTGTACAGGGGATTGGCGTGGCGGGGATGACATCCATGGCCATGCTGGTCATAGGAGATGTCTACACCGGCCTTGATCGTGTGAGGGCCATGAGTAAGATCAGCATATCATTTGCCTTTGGATCAGTATTTGCCCCAGTGATCGGGGGCGGCCTTGCTATGCTGGGATGGAACTATGCATTCCTGTTTTATACACTTTCCCTGCCATTTGCGATTGTGATAATCACATTACTCCCTGAGACAAAAGTCCAGATAGAAACCGGCGATCAGAAGGGGATACTTGAAGCACTCAAATGTCTTAGGAGTGTGCCAATCATCTACACAATATTCATGGGGTTCTCAATCTTTTTCATGTTGTTTGCCATGATGACGTACGTTCCCTTCATGCTCAAGAGTTCATTCGGCTATGCGTCAGGGGCATCAGGACTTATGCTCGCCATTCCGGGAATCACATGCATGCTGCTTGCATCCCGTGTGGGGCCCCTTGCCGGCAAGTATTCCTTGCTCATGGTGATTGTTGGGGGTTTTGCCTGTGTCGGCCTGTCGATGATATGCATGCCGGTTTTGCATTCCGTTGCCGGAGTGGTTCTTGCATTATTACTGTTCGGAGCAGGTCTTATTCTTGCCCAAACGGCCATTGATGTGCAGATTATTGATATTTCCCCACCCGAATCAAGAGGAGGAGTGATCTCAATTCACAACTGCATGAAATACGTTGGTCAGAGTGCTTCTCCTGTTGTACTTGGTATCCTCCTCGTGTATTTCGGCCTGAACGCAGTTTTTATAGCTGCAGGTGTCTTCGGGTTGCTTATCGCCCTGACAACGTACCTGATGAAAAAACGGTTTGGTGGTTCAAGCAATCCTCAGGTTAAAGATACGAAAGCACAAACTCTATAG